In the Pseudanabaena sp. BC1403 genome, GTCTATGAGATGAAAGACGATGAATTTGAATATCTCGCCAGTAATGAACCTCCGCATATGTATCCTACGGATGTTTACTTAGAAGATGGAGAGGTTCTCACCGCTTTTTTCTATCCTCAGGAATTAATTGAAAAGTTCAACTGGATTGACATCTCTCACCTTGGTGGTTGGGCTGCCTACAAAGGTACATAGACCAATAAAGTGTTGTCACACTTCAAATAGAATCCAAAAGAAGAGTGGCGGAGCTTTGCTCCGCCACTCTTCTTTTGGATTCTATTGTTTTGTTTTAGCACTCACTCACGCAATTTGTCGCGAGCCTTCAACCCACTGTATATAAACCCAGAATTGGTGGGGTGGCTTTGCTGCCCCACCAATTCGCTCAAATCTGGAATGGTAATTTATTTATTTGCTTATCACTTATACTAATTTTAGGATGCTGCTTATCTGGGGGGATAATCTTTAGCTCTGATTAACTGTTTTTTGTATACATCATTTAAATTGGCATTACCGTCTAGATCCATGAATATTTCAGCCAAAATCCCCTCTCATTCATTCCCAATCATCCGTGGCTATGACATCTTTGAGCTACTGTATCTGGGTTCTCGCACGGCAGTGTATCGAGGGATATATACAGTAACTCAGCAGCCAGTAGTGATTAAGGTACTACGGAAAGAGTATCCAAGTTTTAGTGAATTGGTGCAGTTTCGCAATCAGTATGCGATCGCCCAAAAGCTCCCCATTAATGGTATTGTCAAACCCTTGCGCTTGGAGCCATTGGGATATGGCTACGCATTAATAATGGAGGACTTTGGTGGCGTTTCCCTTGCTACCTATGCACAGCAAACGACATTAGGACTGACGGAAATATTAGACATTGTCGTGCAAGTGGTGGAAATTCTCCACGGAATGTACCAACATCGTGTTATTCATAAAGATATCAAGCCGACCAATATTCTGATTCACCCAGAGAGTAAACAAGTAAAATTAATTGATTTTAGTATTGCTTCCCTATTGCCTAGAGAAATGCAGGAAATACAGAATCCCAATGTTTTGGAAGGAACATTAGCGTATATTTCTCCAGAGCAAACGGGTCGAATGAATCGGGGGATTGATTATCGGAGTGACTTTTATTCTTTGGGAGTGACTTTTTACGAACTATTGACTGGGCGCTTGCCTTTTGAGTCAGATGATCCAATGGAATTAGTGCATTGTCATCTTGCCAAACAACCAGTGCCAATACATCAATTGAATCCAGAAATACCCTTGGTTTTATCCCAAATTGCCGATAAACTGATGGCGAAAAATGCCGAGGATCGCTATCAGAGTGGATTAGGATTAAAGCACGATTTAGAAATCTGTCTAGGTAAATTACAAGAAACAGGGAATATTGAAATCTTTACTTTGGGCGCACGGGATATTAGCGATCACTTCTCCATCCCAGAGAAACTTTACGGTCGAGAAATAGAAGTTTCTACTTTGCTCAATGCTTTTGAAAGAGTGAGTATGGGCAACGCTGAATTAATGCTTGTAGCAGGCTTTTCAGGGATTGGCAAGACTTCTACGGTAAATGAAATACATAAGCCAATTGTGCGTCAACGTGGTTATTTTATTCAAGGCAAATACGACCAATTTCAGCGAAATATTCCTTTTAGTGCTTTTGTGCAAGCTTTTCGTGATTTGATGGGACAGATACTATCTGATCCTGATGGTCAGATGCAAACATGGAAAGCCAAGATTCTATCAGCAGTGGGTGATAATGGGCAAATTCTAATTGATGTAATTCCAGAATTGGAAAATATCATTGGCAAGCAGCCTATAGTAGCAGAATTATTAGGAAGCGCGGCTCAGAATCGCTTCAATCAGTTGTTTCAAAAGTTTGTGCAAATTTTTACTCGCAAAGAGCATCCCTTAGTAATATTTTTGGATGATTTGCAATGGGCGGATTTAGCATCCCTAAAATTGATGCAACTGTTGATGCAGGAGGCTAGACATTTGTTGTTGTTAGGTGCTTATCGGGATAATGAAGTATTTCCTACGCATCCGTTTGTATTGGCGGTCGAGTATCTGCAAAAGACCGAGTCAGTCGTAAATACAATAACGCTGCAAGCTTTAAGCAAAACTGATATGAATCAGTTAGTCGCCGATACATTGAATAGCGATCGCACTCATGCTCAACCTCTGTCAGATTTAGTGTATCAGAAGACACGAGGCAACCCCTTTTTTGCTTCACAGTTTCTGAAGGTGTTGTATGAAGAGCGGCAAATAATCTTTGATTGGGATGTTCAGCATTGGCATTATGATATTGCTCAAATCAGAGACTTAGCATTTACTGACGATGTAGTGGAGTTTATGGGGCTACAACTGGAAAGGTTGCCGATGGAAACTCAAGAGGCACTCAAGCTAGCTGCTTGTATTGGCGCACAATTTGATTTGCATACATTAGCGATCTTTAGTCAGAAGTCACCTGAAGATACAGCTGCTGCATTATGGGAGGCATTGCAAGAAGGTTTAATCATTCCAACGACAGAGGCGTATAAGTTCTTTACTCAATCCGCAAGTACTGATGCTAATAATACTAATACTGAAAGCTCAGTATCCTCACTCAACCCAGTTTATAAATTTCTGCACGATCGCGTGCAACAAGCTGCCTATTCCCTAATTCTAGAATCCCAGAGAAAGGTCACTCATCTCAAAATTGGACAATTACTGCTCCAAAATTCTTCGGAGAGTGATATAGAAGAAAAGCTATTTGATATTGTCGGACATTTGAATCTGGGCATTGAGTTAATAACTCAATCGAGTCAAAAGGAGACTTTAGCTCAACTTAACTTAAAGGCTGGTGAGAAAGCAAGAAATGCTACAGCCTATGTCGCAGCAAGGGATTATCTACAAACGGCGATTTCTCTATTAGAAAAAAACTGTTGGGAAAGCCAGTATGAGTTGACTTTAAATTGTCATGTTGATGCTGCTGAAGTAGCCTATTTAAATGCTGACTTTGATGCTATGGAACAGATGGCAACGCTTGTATTACAGAACGCTCAGACAGTTTTAGAGAAAATTAAAATTTACGAAATCCAAATCACGGCACTAACAGCCCAAAGTAATATGTTAGAGGCGATCGCAGTAGGAAGAAATGTATTAAGACAATTAGGGATTGAATTTCCCAATGAGCCCAACGATGCATTGATTAGCAAAACTCTACAACATCTCACTGAACAACTTCAAAACCGACAGATTGAAGAACTAATTGATTTATCAGTGATGACCGACCCCAAAACTCAGGCAACCATGAAGCTCTTAGTGATGCTATTCTCACCTATCTTTCAAGGGATGCCCGATTTGCTACCCATACTTAGCTCTACAATGGTAAGTTTATCACTTCGATTTGGGAATGCACCAGCATCATCAGTGGGGTATGTAATCCACGGGATGGTGTTATGTTCTTTTTGCGGAGAAGTCAAAGCTGGCTATAGCTTTGGGCGATTGGCATTGAACCTGCTTGAGAAATACAACTTGTCGAACTTCAAGTCGATCATTCCAACTATTTTTGGAAGTTTTATTCAGCATCAACAGGAATCCCTCTTAGCAACACTACCGACACTCAAAAAGGGCTATGAGATTGGAATGGAAATTGGGGATTTTCTTCATGCTGGCTACAGTGTCGTTGTTTATTTTTATACCATCTATTTTGGGGGCGTAGAATTAAGTAGTTGGGAAAATGAACTAGAAATTTACAGTGCTCTTATGGCACAATCAAAACAGCATTCTCCCCAGCTCTATTTAGATATGCATCGGGTGGTATTAAGGAACTTGAGAGAAGTCGTGAGTCAGCCAGATTGCTTGACGGGAGATATTTACGATGAACCAGTAATGATTCCCAAGCATTTTCAAGACAATGAACTCACTGCGATCGCTAATGCCTATATCTACAAGCTTCAGCTTGCCTATTTATTTGGAAATTATACCAATGCCTTAGCCTATCTAAA is a window encoding:
- a CDS encoding ATP-binding sensor histidine kinase — encoded protein: MNISAKIPSHSFPIIRGYDIFELLYLGSRTAVYRGIYTVTQQPVVIKVLRKEYPSFSELVQFRNQYAIAQKLPINGIVKPLRLEPLGYGYALIMEDFGGVSLATYAQQTTLGLTEILDIVVQVVEILHGMYQHRVIHKDIKPTNILIHPESKQVKLIDFSIASLLPREMQEIQNPNVLEGTLAYISPEQTGRMNRGIDYRSDFYSLGVTFYELLTGRLPFESDDPMELVHCHLAKQPVPIHQLNPEIPLVLSQIADKLMAKNAEDRYQSGLGLKHDLEICLGKLQETGNIEIFTLGARDISDHFSIPEKLYGREIEVSTLLNAFERVSMGNAELMLVAGFSGIGKTSTVNEIHKPIVRQRGYFIQGKYDQFQRNIPFSAFVQAFRDLMGQILSDPDGQMQTWKAKILSAVGDNGQILIDVIPELENIIGKQPIVAELLGSAAQNRFNQLFQKFVQIFTRKEHPLVIFLDDLQWADLASLKLMQLLMQEARHLLLLGAYRDNEVFPTHPFVLAVEYLQKTESVVNTITLQALSKTDMNQLVADTLNSDRTHAQPLSDLVYQKTRGNPFFASQFLKVLYEERQIIFDWDVQHWHYDIAQIRDLAFTDDVVEFMGLQLERLPMETQEALKLAACIGAQFDLHTLAIFSQKSPEDTAAALWEALQEGLIIPTTEAYKFFTQSASTDANNTNTESSVSSLNPVYKFLHDRVQQAAYSLILESQRKVTHLKIGQLLLQNSSESDIEEKLFDIVGHLNLGIELITQSSQKETLAQLNLKAGEKARNATAYVAARDYLQTAISLLEKNCWESQYELTLNCHVDAAEVAYLNADFDAMEQMATLVLQNAQTVLEKIKIYEIQITALTAQSNMLEAIAVGRNVLRQLGIEFPNEPNDALISKTLQHLTEQLQNRQIEELIDLSVMTDPKTQATMKLLVMLFSPIFQGMPDLLPILSSTMVSLSLRFGNAPASSVGYVIHGMVLCSFCGEVKAGYSFGRLALNLLEKYNLSNFKSIIPTIFGSFIQHQQESLLATLPTLKKGYEIGMEIGDFLHAGYSVVVYFYTIYFGGVELSSWENELEIYSALMAQSKQHSPQLYLDMHRVVLRNLREVVSQPDCLTGDIYDEPVMIPKHFQDNELTAIANAYIYKLQLAYLFGNYTNALAYLNQAQPYLMAVSGTVHIPTFHFYASLTYLALFHIEAETRRTEILEQVEIHQNVLHQWAQNTPMNHLHKWYLVEAERQRALGNKAEAIEFYDKTIFLSKANKFLGEEALANELTSKFYLTWNKAKVAAVYMQDAYYCFARWGAKAKVKDLEKRHPQLLAPILEQTINSLKINETFALTSNHSSQSTSKSTSSVLDMAGIIKASQAISSEIELDKLLNQIMQVLLESAGAIKSVLMLFRNEHLVIEATANLDQIQLIPQTSGFQSVPITASNDIPQSIISYVKNTLETLVINDASTQSAWANDLYIRQEKPKSILCLPILKQGQLIGILYLENRLTIGAFTSNRLEILNLLVSQAAISLENARLYAEQEHRVSERTQALSQKNDQLENTLKELRRTQTQMLQSEKMSALGQMVAGIAHEINNPVNFIHGNLTYVNQYIQDLMRLLNAYQTQYPHPSQSIQDDLEEVDLDFLTEDLTKILQSMKVGSDRIRDIVLSLRNFSRLDESEFKPIDLHQGIDNTLMILQHRLKGTAKRPEIEVVKQYGNLPLVECCAGQLNQVFMNLLANAIDALEEGNQGRSLQDLKNNPNRILIITAKAKSGFVRITIADNGVGIPEEVRSRLFDPFFTTKPVGKGTGLGLSISYQVVTEKHGGKLWCDSVLGKGTSFMIELPVSLFQN